The Microcystis aeruginosa NIES-843 sequence TGTCACGGAAGGAGAAAGGTATGAAAGCGATTTAGTAGCACAAGTTAAGTTTCGCGGAAAAGAATCTTTCTTTCTGATTCATGTCGAGGCGCAGGAAAGTTCTCGAAAATGGTTTAATCGGCGAATGTTTACTTATTTTGCTCGCTTTCATGAGAAATTTGTCTTACCGATTTATCCGATTGTAATTTTTTCTTACTCCCAGCCCAAAAAAGAAGCAATTAGTCAGTATGTAGTCGATTTTACCGATTTTAAGGTGTTAGAATTTAACTATCAGGTAGTGCAGTTAAATCGATTAAATTGGCGAGATTTTCTCAATCAGCCAAATCCGGTTGCTTCAGCTTTGATGGCTAAGATGAACATTGCCGAGAAAGAGCGAGCCAAAGTTAAAGCGGAATGTCTGCGCTTGTTAATTACTTTAAGGTTAAATCCTGCGAAAATGGAATTAATTTCTGGATTTATTGATACTTATCTCAATCTAAATCCGGTGGAAGAGATACAATTTCAAGAAGAGATTAGCACATTTAGTCAACCCGTACAGGAGGGAGTTATGCAAATTACCACCAGTTGGATGCGTCAAGGTATCGAACAAGGTATCGAACAAGGTATCGAACAAGGTATTGAACGGGGTATTGAACGTGAAAAGACATTGATTCTTCGTCAACTTAAACGCAAGTTAGGGGAGATTAATCCTGCATTGGAAACTAAAATTATGCAGTTAAGTATTGATGATGTCGAAGCATTAGGAGAAGCTTTATTCGACTTCTCTACGGTTGAAGATTTAATCAATTGGTTAAATACTTTAACTGCTTAGTTCTTATGTTAGCGATCGCCTTCTGACAACAACCCACTAAAATTGTCATAATGAAACAAACAACCGCCAATTATGATGAACCCTGGAAAGAAGCATTAACCGAGTATTTTGAAGCATTTTTATACTTCTTTTTTCCCGAAGTTCACCAACTAATTGATTGGACAAAAATTCCCGAATCCCTAGAAAAAGAACTCAAACGGATTACCGCTTCAGCAAGGACAAAAAAACGTTTTGCTGACAAACTCTATAAAGTTTGGTTACTC is a genomic window containing:
- a CDS encoding DUF4351 domain-containing protein, whose amino-acid sequence is MTNNIDHDRLFKELISTFFVEFIELFFPQVMDYLDRDSITFLDKEVFTDVTEGERYESDLVAQVKFRGKESFFLIHVEAQESSRKWFNRRMFTYFARFHEKFVLPIYPIVIFSYSQPKKEAISQYVVDFTDFKVLEFNYQVVQLNRLNWRDFLNQPNPVASALMAKMNIAEKERAKVKAECLRLLITLRLNPAKMELISGFIDTYLNLNPVEEIQFQEEISTFSQPVQEGVMQITTSWMRQGIEQGIEQGIEQGIERGIEREKTLILRQLKRKLGEINPALETKIMQLSIDDVEALGEALFDFSTVEDLINWLNTLTA